Proteins found in one Plasmodium coatneyi strain Hackeri chromosome 10, complete sequence genomic segment:
- a CDS encoding 3-methyl-2-oxobutanoate dehydrogenase (Lipoamide) — MKGELRSVAKFLKNGLHKNGVIGGTKNSALHCGSMMHAFRSLSTTNNGEKKKMNMFTAINSAMHNVFEKDPNAILLGEDVAFGGVFRCSLDLLNKYGNKRVFNTPLCEQGIIGFAIGLAENGFTTIAEIQFGDYIFPAFDQIVNDVAKYRYRSGNSFDVGKLTIRSTWGAVGHGGLYHSQSPEAFFAHAAGIKIIVPSDAYKAKGLLLSAIKDPNPCLFFEPKILYRSSVCEVPVEEYELELGKADVVKEGNDLTIVTWGSLVHKMKKAADTLLTKHKIDCEVIDLQTIIPWDIETVQKSVEKTGRLLITHEAQVTNGFGAEIAAKIQERCFYNLHTPIKRVCGYDTPFPHVYEPFYMPDEHKVMYEVQKMMAS, encoded by the coding sequence atgaagggggAATTACGCAGTGtagcaaaatttttaaaaaatggattacacaaaaatggagTCATCGGTGGAACAAAAAACTCCGCTCTGCACTGCGGTTCGATGATGCATGCGTTCAGATCTCTTTCCACCACAAAtaatggggagaaaaaaaaaatgaacatgttTACAGCAATCAACTCAGCTATGCACAACGTGTTTGAAAAAGACCCCAATGCGATACTCCTCGGGGAAGATGTAGCCTTTGGAGGAGTATTCAGGTGTTCGCTAGATCTACTAAACAAGTATGGGAATAAAAGAGTTTTCAACACCCCCTTGTGTGAACAAGGTATCATCGGTTTTGCAATTGGATTAGCAGAAAATGGATTTACGACCATCGCAGAGATACAGTTTGGAGATTATATTTTCCCCGCATTTGATCAAATAGTGAATGATGTAGCCAAATATCGATACAGGTCCGGAAACAGTTTCGATGTGGGTAAACTGACTATTAGGTCAACCTGGGGTGCAGTAGGCCATGGAGGTCTTTATCACTCGCAAAGTCCAGAAGCATTCTTTGCACACGCAGCTGGCATTAAAATTATTGTACCTAGTGACGCTTACAAAGCAAAGGGGTTGCTACTTTCAGCCATTAAAGATCCCAACCCTTGCTTATTCTTTGAACCCAAAATTCTGTACAGATCATCCGTCTGTGAGGTCCCCGTGGAGGAGTACGAATTAGAATTAGGCAAAGCGGATGTAGTGAAAGAAGGCAACGATTTGACTATTGTTACCTGGGGGTCCTTAGTacataaaatgaagaaggcaGCGGATACATTACTGACTAAGCACAAAATCGACTGTGAAGTTATCGACTTGCAGACGATCATTCCTTGGGATATTGAAACCGTTCAGAAGTCCGTGGAAAAAACAGGACGCCTTTTAATAACGCACGAAGCGCAAGTGACCAACGGGTTTGGAGCAGAAATTGCTGCCAAAATTCAGGAGAGGTGCTTTTACAATTTGCACACCCCAATTAAAAGAGTCTGCGGATATGATACTCCTTTTCCCCATGTGTACGAACCTTTTTACATGCCCGACGAGCATAAAGTAATGTATGAGGTACAAAAAATGATGGCCAGCTAG